In one window of Nocardia brasiliensis DNA:
- a CDS encoding LysR family transcriptional regulator, protein MELRQLRYFVTVAEELHFGRAAQRLHIVQSAVSQQVRQLERELGVELFDRSPRRVALTEAGAQFLPGAREALAAAARAKASITGFVAGTTLRLGTGTGLGDHLDRVVERLVPQIRVEPVAAPTRARVEQVLDGSLDAAFVRGPLEHPGLRRIPVWDDPLLVAISARHPLAAAPEIALADLAPYPLRITERRINPPLVDLVVGACHDAGFEPVPGPLSAALSDTLTMIGSDTSWTVVYAAHARQLRSTRVVFSSIAAPGLSLETALVVRAADAPPAVEILRAACEFDDHDR, encoded by the coding sequence GTGGAACTGCGTCAACTTCGGTACTTCGTGACGGTCGCGGAGGAGCTGCATTTCGGGCGGGCGGCACAGCGGCTGCACATCGTGCAGTCGGCGGTGAGCCAGCAGGTACGGCAGTTGGAACGGGAGCTGGGCGTCGAGCTGTTCGATCGGTCGCCGCGCCGGGTAGCGCTGACCGAGGCGGGCGCCCAATTCCTGCCCGGCGCACGCGAGGCGCTGGCGGCAGCCGCCCGCGCGAAAGCCTCGATTACCGGGTTCGTCGCCGGGACGACGCTGCGACTGGGCACCGGCACCGGGCTCGGCGACCACCTCGACCGCGTAGTGGAGCGGTTGGTGCCGCAGATCCGCGTCGAGCCGGTGGCCGCGCCCACCCGTGCCAGGGTCGAGCAGGTGCTCGACGGCAGCCTCGACGCCGCGTTCGTCCGCGGCCCGCTCGAACATCCCGGCCTGCGCCGCATCCCGGTCTGGGACGACCCACTGCTGGTGGCGATCTCGGCGCGACACCCGCTCGCCGCCGCCCCGGAGATCGCGCTGGCCGACCTCGCGCCCTACCCGCTGCGGATCACCGAGCGACGGATCAATCCCCCGCTGGTCGACCTCGTCGTCGGCGCCTGTCACGACGCCGGATTCGAGCCGGTGCCAGGACCGCTCAGCGCCGCGCTCTCGGACACCTTGACGATGATCGGCTCCGACACCAGCTGGACGGTGGTGTACGCGGCGCACGCGCGCCAGCTGCGCAGCACCAGGGTGGTGTTCAGTTCCATTGCCGCACCGGGGCTTTCGTTGGAGACGGCGCTCGTTGTGCGCGCCGCCGACGCACCGCCCGCGGTGGAGATCCTGCGCGCCGCCTGCGAATTCGACGATCACGATCGGTGA
- the dmpI gene encoding 4-oxalocrotonate tautomerase DmpI, whose translation MPTVVVQQLPKSDEAKRELVRRITEAFVDAYNSPAESVHVWIEEYPADSYAVGGKFIADR comes from the coding sequence ATGCCGACTGTCGTCGTCCAGCAGCTGCCCAAGAGCGACGAGGCCAAGCGCGAGTTGGTCCGCCGGATCACCGAGGCCTTCGTCGACGCCTACAACTCGCCCGCGGAGTCGGTGCACGTCTGGATCGAGGAGTACCCGGCCGACAGCTACGCGGTCGGCGGCAAGTTCATCGCCGACAGGTAG
- a CDS encoding GH92 family glycosyl hydrolase codes for MSRRRLICLVVPLLLPLVPASAHAETAADSSGYVNPFVGTQDGGRDFGHGGGAGMTFPGAVAPFGMMQWSPDTVRTAGGGYKYEDNRLYGFSMTHISGPGCTGAQDFPVLPISGTIGRSPAVDGAGYLQTFDHANERAAPGYYRVTTDSGVRTELTTTTRAGIARFTFPTGEPGTVLLDVTGSVNGVEDAEISLDGNTVSGWALTGGFCGAKSRYRVHFQAEFDRPITASGTWRDDVVSPGARTVTGHAQTRRARSGEIASNGQGIGLFLQFDSGEPVQMRAALSYVSVDGASRNLAAEIGGQDFDTVRARAHAEWQRRLDQIVVTGGDPNRLRTFYSALYHVFLQPYIFEDVDGDYTGFDGRVHRVRPGHHHYATFSGWDIYRSEAQLLAWLAPDVASDIAQSMYDNAHVLGDVWDRWSHQNTVTGVMNGDPYHSIIASAYAFGAREFAAEDALASMIAGAERIGELSGYTERPGNQQYLRLGWVPGQVSDTLEYNIADFGIAQFAARLGHFEQHDVFLRRAHGWQHLFNPLTGWLQPRSAEGFFGLLFDPTATEGYVEGNGAQYHWMVFHNVRALFTMMGGQDRAAARLDEFFQQLNAGPHARHAYLGNEPSLQTPWLYAWAGRAHRTQDVVHRTRTELFGPDADGLAGNDDLGTMSAWYVWAALGLYPVIPGRAELFVHGPVFESAVVRRSTGAEFTITAPETSDTNRYIQSLRVDGADTTRAWLPESFALSGGRLDFIMGPRPEPRFGATDADAPPSFDVPR; via the coding sequence ATGTCGCGTCGCCGTCTGATCTGCCTCGTCGTCCCGCTGCTGCTTCCCCTCGTGCCCGCGAGCGCGCACGCGGAAACGGCGGCCGATTCCAGCGGCTACGTCAATCCCTTCGTCGGCACCCAGGACGGCGGACGCGATTTCGGGCACGGCGGCGGCGCGGGCATGACCTTCCCCGGCGCGGTCGCGCCGTTCGGCATGATGCAGTGGAGCCCGGATACCGTGCGCACCGCGGGCGGCGGCTACAAGTACGAGGACAACCGGCTCTACGGATTCTCGATGACCCACATATCCGGACCGGGATGCACTGGAGCGCAAGACTTTCCGGTGTTGCCGATCAGCGGGACGATCGGCCGGTCACCGGCCGTCGACGGCGCGGGCTATCTGCAGACCTTCGACCACGCGAACGAGCGGGCCGCGCCCGGCTACTACCGCGTCACCACCGATTCCGGGGTGCGCACCGAGCTGACCACCACCACCCGTGCGGGCATCGCCCGATTCACCTTTCCCACCGGCGAACCGGGCACCGTGCTGCTCGACGTCACCGGTTCGGTCAACGGTGTCGAGGACGCCGAGATCAGCCTCGACGGCAACACCGTGTCCGGCTGGGCGCTCACCGGCGGGTTCTGCGGCGCGAAAAGCCGCTACCGCGTGCACTTCCAGGCCGAGTTCGACCGCCCGATCACCGCGTCGGGCACCTGGCGCGACGACGTCGTCTCCCCTGGGGCGCGCACCGTGACGGGTCACGCGCAGACCCGCCGTGCCCGCTCCGGCGAGATCGCCAGCAACGGCCAGGGCATCGGACTGTTCCTGCAATTCGATTCCGGCGAGCCGGTGCAGATGCGCGCCGCCCTCTCCTATGTCAGTGTCGACGGCGCCAGTCGCAACCTCGCCGCCGAGATCGGCGGACAGGATTTCGACACCGTGCGCGCGCGTGCGCACGCGGAATGGCAGCGCAGGCTGGACCAGATCGTGGTGACCGGCGGTGATCCGAATCGGTTGCGCACCTTCTATTCCGCGCTCTATCACGTGTTCTTGCAGCCGTACATCTTCGAGGATGTCGACGGCGACTACACCGGCTTCGACGGTCGCGTCCATCGGGTGCGACCGGGGCATCACCACTACGCCACCTTCTCCGGGTGGGACATCTATCGCAGCGAGGCGCAACTGCTCGCCTGGCTCGCGCCCGATGTCGCCTCCGACATCGCGCAATCCATGTACGACAACGCCCATGTGCTCGGCGACGTCTGGGATCGCTGGTCGCATCAGAACACCGTCACCGGCGTCATGAACGGCGACCCGTACCACTCGATCATCGCCAGCGCCTACGCTTTCGGGGCCCGCGAGTTCGCCGCCGAGGACGCCTTGGCCTCGATGATCGCAGGCGCCGAGCGCATCGGCGAATTGTCCGGCTACACCGAGCGTCCCGGCAACCAGCAGTATCTGCGGCTCGGCTGGGTACCTGGCCAGGTTTCGGACACCCTCGAGTACAACATCGCCGACTTCGGCATCGCCCAATTCGCCGCGCGACTCGGCCATTTCGAGCAGCACGACGTCTTCCTGCGGCGCGCCCACGGCTGGCAGCATCTGTTCAATCCGCTCACCGGCTGGCTGCAGCCACGCTCGGCGGAAGGCTTCTTCGGGCTGCTCTTCGATCCGACGGCCACCGAGGGCTACGTGGAAGGCAATGGCGCACAATATCATTGGATGGTCTTCCACAATGTGCGTGCGCTCTTCACGATGATGGGCGGCCAGGACCGCGCCGCCGCCCGGCTCGACGAATTCTTCCAGCAGCTCAACGCTGGACCCCACGCGCGCCACGCCTATCTGGGCAACGAACCGTCGCTGCAGACGCCGTGGCTCTACGCGTGGGCCGGGCGCGCGCACCGCACCCAGGATGTGGTGCACCGAACCCGCACCGAGCTCTTCGGTCCGGACGCCGACGGGCTGGCAGGCAACGACGACCTCGGCACGATGTCGGCCTGGTACGTCTGGGCCGCGCTCGGTCTGTATCCGGTGATCCCAGGCCGGGCAGAGCTTTTCGTGCACGGGCCCGTGTTCGAATCCGCCGTGGTGCGCCGCTCGACCGGCGCGGAGTTCACCATCACCGCGCCCGAGACCTCCGACACCAACCGCTACATCCAGTCCTTGCGGGTCGACGGCGCGGACACCACGCGCGCGTGGCTGCCGGAGTCGTTCGCGCTCTCCGGCGGGCGCCTCGACTTCATCATGGGCCCGCGCCCCGAACCGCGGTTCGGCGCCACGGACGCCGACGCGCCGCCCTCGTTCGACGTGCCGCGGTAG
- a CDS encoding M14 family zinc carboxypeptidase: MDTDEVAADEVGRLVGAVAPIDAFPTVDDLNGFADALARTAPDRVRVTELGRSRGGRPIRCVRVGSGVRQVVVVGNPHPNEPIGMATIRHLLGRLADADDRSVGATWHFVLCLDPDGTSLNEAWFAGERTRTAVAQRFYRPPAAEQPEWCFPTRWQGTAVGAPLPETRALMDLIDRTRPALIASLHNADFGGGFFYTTGGDPEYWSALTSQLVAAGVPIHTGEPDLPGAATWQPGVFELPPFQRIAETLAGDGVEPLGMMYGGGIRDYAAPYGTAILVCELPLWVDARVADATPSRYRRTDVLRATAAEYEEIADLVGGVLERLTTHLDGSSPFQRALTDTVRALRGNAAVKRSAAATRHATLGEIFVEKYVWAGVTRLRAGGMLLRLLDSGAHPDNRSPDVVAERMRFAPIFDKWCADIEANAPGRAVPIEHLVAIQSAAILTAAARLRDERPI; encoded by the coding sequence ATGGACACAGACGAAGTGGCGGCCGACGAAGTAGGCAGACTCGTCGGCGCGGTCGCACCGATCGACGCGTTCCCGACGGTAGACGACTTGAACGGCTTCGCCGACGCGCTGGCCCGCACGGCACCCGATCGGGTGCGCGTCACCGAGCTCGGCCGATCACGCGGGGGCAGACCGATCCGGTGCGTGCGGGTCGGTTCCGGAGTCCGGCAGGTGGTTGTGGTCGGCAACCCGCATCCGAACGAGCCGATCGGCATGGCGACGATCCGGCACCTGCTGGGCAGGCTAGCCGACGCGGATGACCGAAGCGTGGGCGCCACTTGGCATTTCGTGCTCTGCCTGGACCCCGACGGCACCAGCCTCAACGAGGCATGGTTCGCCGGGGAGCGCACGCGAACCGCTGTCGCACAACGCTTCTACCGCCCACCGGCGGCCGAACAGCCGGAGTGGTGCTTCCCGACCAGGTGGCAGGGAACGGCGGTGGGCGCGCCGCTGCCCGAGACGCGGGCGCTGATGGATCTGATCGATCGCACCCGCCCCGCGCTGATCGCGTCACTGCACAACGCCGATTTCGGCGGCGGGTTCTTCTATACGACCGGCGGCGATCCCGAGTACTGGTCGGCACTGACGAGCCAACTCGTCGCCGCCGGGGTGCCGATCCACACCGGCGAACCCGACCTGCCCGGCGCGGCGACCTGGCAGCCCGGCGTGTTCGAGCTGCCGCCGTTCCAGCGCATCGCCGAGACGCTGGCCGGTGACGGCGTCGAGCCGCTGGGGATGATGTACGGCGGCGGCATCCGTGACTATGCCGCGCCGTACGGGACCGCCATCCTGGTGTGCGAGCTGCCGCTGTGGGTGGACGCGCGGGTCGCCGACGCGACGCCGAGCCGGTATCGACGCACCGACGTCCTGCGCGCCACCGCGGCCGAGTACGAGGAGATCGCCGACCTGGTGGGCGGGGTGCTCGAACGCCTCACGACGCACTTGGACGGCAGCAGCCCTTTCCAGCGCGCCCTGACCGACACGGTACGCGCCCTGCGCGGGAACGCCGCCGTCAAACGATCGGCCGCCGCTACCCGCCATGCCACCCTCGGCGAGATCTTCGTCGAGAAGTACGTGTGGGCGGGAGTCACCCGGTTGCGGGCGGGCGGCATGCTGCTGCGCCTGCTCGATTCGGGGGCGCATCCGGACAATAGATCGCCGGATGTGGTCGCCGAACGCATGCGCTTCGCGCCGATCTTCGACAAGTGGTGTGCCGACATCGAGGCCAACGCCCCCGGGCGGGCCGTGCCGATCGAGCACCTGGTCGCCATCCAGTCCGCCGCCATCCTCACCGCCGCCGCCCGCCTGCGCGACGAACGCCCGATCTGA
- a CDS encoding nuclear transport factor 2 family protein encodes MLSLQEISDRMEIQDLMVRYSHAVDTGQWDLLNDIFTADAHIDYTAMGGPAGDVAATKQFLAAMLPNFPAFQHLISNSSITVDGDTATGRTMCHNPMLVADGDGPPSLMLCGLWYLDTFARVDGHWRIARRVEEKSYLFLAQTVPGTA; translated from the coding sequence ATGCTGTCCCTGCAAGAGATTTCCGACCGCATGGAGATCCAGGACCTGATGGTCCGATATTCGCACGCGGTCGACACCGGACAGTGGGACCTGCTCAACGACATCTTCACCGCCGACGCGCACATCGACTACACCGCGATGGGCGGACCCGCGGGCGACGTGGCGGCGACCAAGCAGTTCCTCGCCGCCATGCTGCCCAATTTCCCGGCGTTCCAACACCTGATCAGCAATTCCTCGATCACCGTCGACGGTGACACGGCCACCGGCCGCACCATGTGCCACAACCCCATGCTGGTCGCCGACGGGGACGGTCCACCCAGCCTCATGCTCTGCGGACTGTGGTACCTCGACACCTTCGCCCGGGTCGACGGGCACTGGCGCATCGCACGCCGAGTCGAGGAGAAGAGCTACCTGTTCCTCGCGCAGACGGTGCCGGGCACCGCCTAA
- a CDS encoding 1-acyl-sn-glycerol-3-phosphate acyltransferase — MKVPGLPTDRIDRLAEWVAHQVKARVPAPDPADRDPEFIIDTVGPAWLFARTYFRAEVRGLELIPDKGPILLVGNHSGGNVSPEVLVTTLAFVRRFGPQRPFFQLAHDLVMAYPVLGALLRRFGTVSADPDSARRALRDGAAVLVYPGGDWEVHRPTWEEDRIDFAAGPASSDWPGTQAFPSSPSSMAGRSRPR; from the coding sequence ATGAAGGTGCCAGGACTGCCGACCGACCGGATCGACCGGCTCGCCGAATGGGTCGCCCACCAGGTGAAGGCGCGCGTGCCGGCGCCCGATCCGGCCGATCGGGATCCCGAGTTCATCATCGACACCGTAGGTCCCGCATGGCTGTTCGCGCGGACGTACTTCCGGGCCGAGGTCCGTGGTCTCGAGCTGATCCCGGACAAGGGGCCGATTCTGTTGGTCGGCAACCACTCCGGGGGCAATGTGTCGCCGGAGGTGCTCGTCACCACCCTGGCGTTCGTTCGCCGATTCGGCCCGCAGCGCCCGTTCTTTCAACTCGCCCACGACCTGGTGATGGCGTATCCGGTGCTCGGCGCGCTGCTGCGGCGCTTCGGCACGGTCAGCGCGGACCCGGACAGCGCGCGCCGGGCGCTGCGCGACGGTGCGGCGGTGCTCGTCTATCCCGGCGGCGACTGGGAGGTGCATCGACCGACCTGGGAGGAAGACCGGATCGATTTCGCGGCCGGACCGGCTTCCTCCGATTGGCCTGGGACGCAGGCGTTCCCATCATCCCCTTCGTCAATGGCGGGGCGCAGCAGACCGCGCTGA
- a CDS encoding ferredoxin has protein sequence MKIVADRSRCAGHGMCEAVAPNLFRVGADGVVESLGAEPDEPDADLVHLVVDSCPVEALRITS, from the coding sequence GTGAAGATCGTCGCCGACCGCTCCCGCTGTGCCGGTCACGGCATGTGTGAAGCCGTGGCCCCCAACCTGTTCCGAGTCGGTGCCGACGGCGTCGTCGAATCGCTCGGCGCCGAGCCGGATGAGCCGGACGCCGACCTCGTCCACCTCGTTGTGGACAGCTGCCCGGTGGAAGCACTGCGCATCACCTCTTGA